The Flavobacterium commune genome contains a region encoding:
- a CDS encoding Crp/Fnr family transcriptional regulator — protein sequence MSLILTNIEKHVQLTAEEKELFLSKTEIHHYKAKSILLSSGQVCKHSYFVNSGILRSFNINDNIVEYVLSFACEGWWMGDMYSLISQKPGNLFIEVLEDAELVLLSKENQEQLYTEIPKLERFFRILTENSLVANQERLMDNLSLSAEERYDKFLKRYLNLNHKIPQKQIASYIGVTPEFFSKMKAKLLRK from the coding sequence ATGTCTCTGATTTTAACCAATATAGAAAAACACGTCCAGCTAACAGCTGAAGAAAAAGAGCTTTTCTTAAGCAAAACTGAAATTCATCATTACAAAGCCAAAAGTATTTTGCTTAGTTCAGGACAAGTATGCAAACATTCTTATTTTGTAAACTCAGGAATTTTAAGAAGTTTCAATATCAATGATAACATTGTTGAATATGTTTTAAGTTTTGCCTGCGAAGGCTGGTGGATGGGCGATATGTACAGTTTAATTTCGCAAAAACCGGGAAATCTTTTTATCGAAGTCTTAGAAGATGCTGAATTGGTTTTACTTTCGAAAGAAAATCAAGAGCAACTTTATACCGAAATTCCTAAACTGGAGCGCTTTTTTAGAATTCTTACCGAAAACTCATTAGTTGCTAATCAGGAAAGATTAATGGATAATTTGAGTTTATCGGCCGAAGAACGCTATGATAAATTTCTGAAACGATACTTAAATCTCAATCACAAAATACCACAAAAACAAATTGCGTCATATATAGGTGTAACACCGGAGTTTTTTAGTAAAATGAAAGCCAAGTTACTCCGTAAATAG
- a CDS encoding RNA polymerase sigma factor — MSETKAINNKILVTELMMGNEKAFSTLFNTYCNDVYAYSLSMLKNQALAEEIVQDVFLNIWLHRERLNADLSFKSYVFTITRNLTFNLISKVANSHKLKEEVFYVSQKSYSPIEDIIDESDYDALKQKAIEQLPPKRRAIFEMSRNEEMSYEEISQKLNISVSTVKGQMSKALADIRNFLETHGDVTLLITLLSSRWLE; from the coding sequence ATGTCTGAAACAAAAGCAATTAATAATAAAATATTGGTTACAGAGCTTATGATGGGTAATGAAAAAGCATTTAGTACGCTTTTTAATACCTATTGTAATGATGTGTATGCTTATAGTTTAAGTATGCTTAAAAATCAGGCTTTAGCTGAAGAAATTGTCCAGGATGTATTCTTAAATATCTGGTTACATAGAGAGCGACTTAATGCTGATTTATCTTTCAAATCCTATGTGTTTACTATTACGCGTAACCTCACCTTTAACCTTATTAGTAAAGTAGCCAATAGTCACAAGCTTAAGGAAGAAGTGTTTTATGTAAGCCAAAAATCCTATAGTCCAATTGAAGATATTATTGATGAATCGGATTATGATGCCTTAAAGCAAAAGGCTATTGAACAACTGCCTCCTAAACGCAGAGCTATTTTTGAAATGTCCCGTAATGAAGAAATGAGTTACGAGGAAATAAGCCAGAAATTAAATATTTCGGTTAGTACTGTAAAAGGTCAAATGAGTAAGGCTTTAGCCGATATTAGAAATTTTTTAGAAACACATGGCGATGTTACACTTCTAATAACACTTCTTTCATCTCGTTGGCTGGAATAA
- a CDS encoding FecR family protein codes for MQHDSHIQNLLKKFILNQCSQQEVDEVVRYIQNLTESSGLPTVEEVLAILDEKPMLTELDAMRIRDKILATPQKEQDLLSKRKYHFMKYAAAAVFIGVLATAYFFKDVLLNQQVQTTPAIVKQAVKDLEPGTDKAVLTLANGSQVVLANGASVKTQNAKSNGEEIIYEAKKGDAAKLVYNYLTIPRGGKFVIKLSDGTEVWLNSETKLKFPVAFIEGQTRKVELVYGEAYFDVSPSTKHKGAHFKVLNNKQEIDVIGTEFNIKAYKDETSIYTTLVEGKVDVNIGNRKQRLMPNQQLSLNIATSNSLIKNIDVYNEIAWKEGVFSFENITLKDMMKVLSRWYDFDVVFKNKAIENEIFDGVIRKTQSLDEILKSIKNFKIIKNYEIKNKQVTLE; via the coding sequence ATGCAACACGATAGCCATATTCAAAATTTATTAAAAAAGTTCATTCTGAATCAATGTTCCCAGCAAGAAGTTGATGAAGTGGTGCGCTACATTCAGAATTTAACCGAATCTAGCGGACTACCAACTGTAGAAGAAGTATTGGCAATTTTAGATGAAAAGCCAATGTTGACTGAACTTGATGCTATGCGCATTCGGGATAAAATATTAGCTACTCCTCAAAAAGAACAAGATTTGCTATCAAAAAGAAAATACCATTTTATGAAATACGCGGCTGCCGCTGTTTTTATAGGTGTTTTAGCTACGGCTTATTTTTTCAAGGATGTTCTTTTGAACCAACAAGTTCAAACTACTCCGGCAATTGTGAAACAGGCTGTAAAAGACCTTGAACCGGGTACAGATAAGGCGGTGTTAACGTTAGCCAACGGTTCGCAAGTGGTTTTAGCCAACGGGGCTTCGGTGAAAACCCAAAATGCCAAAAGTAACGGAGAGGAAATTATTTATGAAGCTAAAAAAGGCGATGCCGCCAAGTTGGTCTATAATTATTTAACAATTCCCAGAGGAGGTAAATTCGTTATTAAATTGTCTGACGGCACTGAGGTGTGGTTGAATTCTGAAACTAAATTAAAATTCCCGGTAGCTTTTATTGAAGGACAAACCAGAAAAGTAGAATTGGTTTACGGAGAAGCCTATTTTGATGTTTCACCTAGTACAAAACATAAAGGGGCCCATTTCAAAGTGCTTAACAATAAACAGGAAATAGATGTTATAGGAACCGAATTTAATATCAAAGCATATAAAGATGAAACCAGTATTTATACAACTCTGGTTGAGGGTAAGGTAGATGTAAATATTGGAAACAGAAAACAAAGATTAATGCCTAACCAGCAATTAAGTTTAAATATCGCAACCAGTAATTCGCTTATAAAAAATATAGATGTTTATAACGAAATAGCATGGAAAGAAGGGGTTTTTAGTTTCGAAAATATAACACTTAAGGATATGATGAAAGTTTTATCACGCTGGTATGATTTTGATGTTGTATTTAAAAATAAAGCCATCGAAAATGAGATTTTTGATGGTGTTATAAGGAAAACCCAAAGCCTGGACGAGATTTTGAAGAGTATTAAGAATTTTAAAATTATAAAAAACTATGAAATAAAAAATAAACAAGTAACCCTGGAATAA
- a CDS encoding SusC/RagA family TonB-linked outer membrane protein, which translates to MEIKVRNVFVLVRERLIKTAMRAFIFLWCTNVFCLNVSKTFAQANVTIEKDQSVTIYQVFKIIKQQTDLNFVYPRKVFKDIPDIELKKGTIAVTKLLGQCLSKNNLNFELTDDNTILIKEKAVVVINEVQQKTINGKITDASGQPIPGVNIVEKGTTNGVQTDFDGKFSLKLKSDKAILVVSFIGFTTKEISVGGQTNLTIKLEEDSAKLEEVVVVGYGSVKKKDLTGAIVSVGAEKLEGRSNSNVLQSLAGQATGVQITQSQGAPGLAPTVKVRGASSINAGTTPLYVIDGIPLEDSSTNSTDTGITTASNLSFNRNPLNFINPNDIESIDILKDASSAAIYGSRGANGVVIITTKQGKAGKTKIDATLETGFSRVNRKTDLMNASEFIAFNSAARNNSWATIVAANPSATRGINVTVPVEFSDPAWLDRIGNGTDWQDVVFRTARNNNFQLSASGGNEKTQFMVSMGYLDSEGVVDRNTYERINLRSNIKHKFNDKVRMGMNIGLSRANEAPYGTGGKSDVVSLALQSDPFFPLYVETGSLGFKDPASIWNTFAKYGFQLWHPYSLTREATAKKVTNVATITSFLEWDIVKDLTFKTSGSSNIENTVHNFYWNAGQNWGYSGWVPAQADFKTLQSNNWILENTLTYNKTFNEAHTLNLLAGYSAQEQATDLSSMTAGNFPNDLVHTLNAGVVNAGNTFSEEWSLVSYLARANYSYKGKYLASAAIRADGSSRFGANNKWGYFPSGSLAWRISEEAFLKDISWISNLKVRLSYGATGNNSIPNYGSIGTLGYSPYVSSGTVNQGIYTSNFADKNLKWEKTGQTNFGVDFSVFNGRVKFTGDIYYSKTKDLLLNVPIPILSGFSSTLTNIGELENRGIELNLSTQNIDSEFKWSTDFNISANRNKVLKLGANDAPIDINISSMTSRTAVGQPIGMYYGYVIDGVIMSQAELDSNAYPVWTGSEAGDPKVRDVNKDGKIDSNDRTYLGNYQPNFQWGMTNNFSYAGFELSVLLRGSQGGEILNHNARYLKSGVGGGNRNMYAVVNNYWKSDAEPGNGMIPKPRMLPTTVRDFGSSYWVEDGSFVRIQNIRMGYNLPKRLVDKMKLSNIKLYVNLENVHVFSDYLGYDPEGSTYQSGVLVGFDYGAYPNPFTATAGLNISF; encoded by the coding sequence ATGGAAATTAAAGTACGTAATGTCTTTGTTCTCGTTAGAGAAAGGCTAATTAAAACTGCTATGAGAGCGTTTATCTTTTTATGGTGTACCAATGTTTTTTGCCTCAATGTAAGTAAGACATTTGCACAAGCGAATGTAACTATTGAAAAAGATCAATCGGTAACCATTTATCAGGTATTTAAAATCATCAAGCAACAGACTGATTTGAATTTTGTTTATCCCAGAAAGGTTTTTAAAGACATCCCGGATATTGAATTAAAAAAAGGGACAATTGCAGTAACTAAATTACTAGGACAATGCCTTTCTAAAAATAATCTCAATTTTGAGTTAACAGATGATAATACCATCTTAATTAAAGAAAAAGCTGTAGTTGTAATTAATGAAGTACAGCAAAAAACAATAAACGGGAAAATTACTGACGCTTCAGGACAACCTATTCCGGGAGTAAATATTGTTGAAAAAGGAACTACAAATGGAGTTCAAACGGATTTTGATGGTAAGTTTTCATTAAAACTAAAAAGCGACAAAGCGATATTAGTAGTTTCTTTTATTGGCTTTACAACAAAAGAAATTTCAGTAGGCGGACAAACTAATCTTACTATTAAATTAGAAGAAGATTCAGCTAAACTGGAAGAAGTAGTAGTTGTGGGTTACGGTTCTGTTAAGAAAAAAGATTTGACAGGAGCAATCGTTTCTGTTGGTGCAGAAAAATTGGAAGGCAGGTCGAATTCTAACGTGCTTCAATCGCTGGCAGGTCAGGCTACCGGTGTACAAATTACACAATCCCAAGGTGCTCCTGGTCTTGCCCCAACTGTAAAAGTACGTGGTGCTTCTTCGATAAACGCAGGAACTACTCCGCTTTATGTTATTGATGGTATTCCGTTGGAAGACAGTTCAACAAATTCAACGGATACAGGAATTACTACAGCCAGTAACTTAAGTTTTAACCGAAATCCATTGAATTTTATCAACCCTAACGATATTGAGTCGATTGATATTTTGAAAGACGCATCTTCAGCAGCTATTTATGGTTCCAGAGGGGCAAATGGTGTTGTTATTATTACTACCAAGCAAGGAAAAGCGGGTAAAACTAAAATTGATGCAACTCTGGAAACTGGTTTTTCGCGTGTTAACCGTAAAACTGATTTGATGAATGCCTCAGAATTCATTGCTTTCAATTCGGCTGCAAGAAATAATTCATGGGCAACAATTGTTGCTGCCAATCCATCGGCTACAAGAGGAATTAACGTAACTGTTCCAGTGGAGTTCTCTGATCCGGCTTGGCTTGACCGAATTGGTAACGGAACGGACTGGCAGGATGTGGTATTTAGAACTGCAAGAAATAATAATTTCCAATTATCGGCTTCCGGTGGTAATGAGAAAACACAATTTATGGTGTCAATGGGGTATTTGGATTCAGAAGGTGTTGTTGACAGAAATACTTACGAGCGAATTAATTTAAGATCTAATATTAAGCATAAGTTTAATGATAAAGTTCGCATGGGAATGAATATTGGTCTTAGCCGTGCCAATGAAGCGCCTTACGGTACAGGTGGAAAAAGTGACGTGGTGAGTTTGGCTTTACAAAGTGATCCATTTTTTCCGCTTTATGTTGAAACCGGAAGTTTAGGTTTTAAAGACCCTGCTTCAATTTGGAATACATTTGCAAAATATGGTTTCCAACTTTGGCATCCTTATTCATTAACAAGAGAAGCAACTGCTAAAAAAGTAACAAATGTAGCTACAATCACTTCTTTCTTAGAATGGGATATTGTTAAAGATTTAACTTTTAAAACTTCCGGAAGTTCTAATATTGAAAATACAGTTCATAATTTTTATTGGAATGCAGGTCAAAACTGGGGTTACTCCGGATGGGTGCCGGCTCAGGCTGATTTCAAAACGTTACAATCCAATAACTGGATTTTAGAAAATACACTGACTTATAATAAGACATTTAATGAGGCTCATACTTTAAATTTATTGGCGGGTTATTCTGCTCAGGAACAAGCTACAGATTTGAGTAGTATGACAGCCGGTAATTTTCCAAATGATTTAGTACATACTTTAAATGCGGGTGTGGTGAATGCCGGAAACACTTTTTCAGAAGAGTGGTCGTTAGTTTCTTATTTGGCTCGTGCCAATTATTCTTATAAAGGTAAATATTTGGCATCTGCGGCAATTAGAGCCGATGGTTCTTCTCGTTTTGGAGCCAATAATAAATGGGGTTATTTCCCTTCAGGATCACTTGCCTGGCGTATTTCTGAAGAAGCTTTCTTAAAAGATATTTCCTGGATAAGTAACCTGAAAGTGAGATTGAGTTATGGGGCAACAGGTAACAATTCGATTCCAAATTATGGATCGATTGGAACATTAGGGTATAGTCCTTATGTAAGTTCAGGTACTGTGAACCAGGGGATTTATACCTCAAATTTTGCTGATAAAAATTTGAAATGGGAAAAAACAGGTCAAACTAACTTTGGTGTTGATTTCAGTGTTTTTAATGGACGTGTGAAATTTACAGGAGATATTTATTATTCTAAAACAAAAGATTTATTATTGAATGTACCTATTCCAATTCTTTCCGGTTTCTCTTCTACTTTGACTAATATTGGAGAGCTTGAAAACAGAGGGATTGAACTTAATCTGAGCACACAAAATATCGACAGCGAATTCAAGTGGAGTACTGATTTTAATATTTCTGCCAATAGAAATAAAGTGTTGAAACTGGGTGCTAACGATGCTCCGATAGATATTAATATTAGTAGTATGACATCGCGCACAGCGGTAGGACAACCAATAGGAATGTATTATGGTTATGTTATTGATGGTGTGATTATGTCGCAAGCAGAATTGGATAGTAATGCTTATCCGGTATGGACAGGCAGTGAAGCGGGAGATCCAAAGGTAAGAGATGTTAATAAAGACGGTAAGATTGATTCTAATGACCGTACCTATTTAGGAAATTACCAACCTAATTTTCAATGGGGGATGACCAACAATTTCTCTTACGCAGGATTTGAACTTTCAGTTTTGTTGCGCGGTTCTCAAGGTGGAGAAATTCTGAACCATAATGCCAGATACCTAAAATCAGGTGTTGGTGGAGGTAACCGTAATATGTATGCTGTGGTAAATAATTACTGGAAATCGGATGCTGAGCCTGGAAACGGAATGATTCCTAAGCCTCGTATGTTGCCAACTACTGTTCGTGATTTTGGATCCAGTTATTGGGTTGAAGACGGTTCGTTTGTTCGTATCCAAAACATTCGTATGGGCTATAATTTACCAAAAAGATTAGTAGATAAGATGAAATTAAGTAACATAAAGTTATATGTGAATTTAGAAAATGTACATGTATTCTCTGATTACTTAGGTTATGATCCGGAAGGAAGTACATATCAATCAGGTGTATTGGTAGGCTTTGATTATGGTGCTTATCCAAATCCTTTTACAGCGACTGCCGGATTAAATATTAGTTTTTAA
- a CDS encoding RagB/SusD family nutrient uptake outer membrane protein, protein MKKIYIILFCNLFLLGCSSDFLDKAPISNANEAEFYKSQKDIETAMWSAYNSLYTLYGPESLPSFYGELMSDNAYSDNAAGRIQDYESFELHTMTIDNELVFNFWNNYYKAIYVVNNIIASAEKLDFASRDALIGEAKFLRALYYFDMVRAWGDVPLVTTPLSIANAYAQGRTPKEQVYAQIVADLDFAAAKLPVKTSQRFVGAASQEAANTLLGKVYLTMGNKPKAAETLLKVYGKFTLVPYADLWNLTKKNGASSIFEIQYKGGVSSPYSLYWAMFSPVDNRVVTAWGGGFNQITDDLWNAYETGDPRRDISIQNGYTTANNSFVDVKFPIKWKDAAAPVAGLREASNNNFIVLRYADVLLMLTEATSDPKYLNEVRARVNLPLYGSVGYPAQYNTIELALEHERQVEFACEFHRWFDLIRTGRAITVIKNSDKNITITEEELLLPIPFLVINQNPDVITQNEAYK, encoded by the coding sequence ATGAAAAAAATATATATCATCCTTTTTTGCAACTTATTCCTATTGGGATGTAGTTCCGATTTTTTAGATAAAGCGCCTATCTCAAATGCTAACGAAGCAGAGTTCTATAAATCTCAAAAAGATATTGAAACAGCGATGTGGTCTGCTTATAATTCGCTTTATACCTTGTACGGACCTGAAAGTTTGCCGTCGTTCTATGGTGAGTTAATGTCTGATAATGCCTATAGTGATAATGCTGCCGGAAGAATACAGGACTATGAAAGCTTTGAGTTGCATACCATGACCATCGATAATGAGTTGGTTTTCAATTTTTGGAATAATTATTATAAGGCAATCTATGTTGTAAATAATATTATTGCCAGTGCTGAAAAACTGGATTTTGCCAGTAGGGATGCTTTAATTGGCGAAGCTAAGTTTTTACGTGCTTTGTATTATTTTGATATGGTTCGTGCCTGGGGCGATGTGCCATTGGTTACAACTCCGCTAAGTATTGCTAATGCTTATGCACAAGGACGTACACCAAAGGAGCAGGTTTATGCTCAAATTGTTGCCGATTTAGACTTCGCAGCAGCCAAATTACCGGTAAAAACAAGTCAGCGTTTTGTAGGTGCTGCCAGTCAGGAAGCTGCTAATACTTTATTGGGCAAGGTGTATTTAACTATGGGGAATAAACCCAAAGCTGCTGAAACTTTGTTGAAAGTGTATGGCAAGTTTACTCTGGTGCCTTATGCTGATTTATGGAATTTAACTAAGAAAAATGGAGCTTCGTCTATTTTTGAAATTCAATACAAAGGTGGTGTATCCAGTCCGTACAGTTTGTATTGGGCTATGTTTTCACCGGTTGATAATCGCGTGGTTACAGCCTGGGGAGGAGGATTTAATCAAATTACCGATGACTTATGGAATGCCTATGAAACGGGTGACCCAAGGAGAGATATTTCTATTCAAAACGGTTACACAACAGCTAATAATTCTTTTGTTGACGTAAAATTCCCAATTAAATGGAAAGATGCAGCTGCACCTGTTGCCGGTTTAAGAGAAGCATCAAACAATAACTTTATTGTTCTTCGTTATGCAGATGTTCTTTTAATGCTGACCGAAGCAACTTCGGATCCAAAATACCTAAACGAAGTTCGTGCCCGTGTTAACTTACCGCTTTATGGAAGTGTGGGTTATCCGGCTCAGTACAATACGATTGAGTTAGCTTTAGAACATGAAAGGCAGGTAGAATTTGCCTGTGAATTTCACCGTTGGTTTGATTTAATAAGAACCGGAAGAGCAATTACTGTGATTAAAAATAGTGATAAAAATATAACTATTACAGAAGAAGAATTATTATTGCCTATTCCATTTTTAGTAATTAACCAAAATCCGGATGTGATTACTCAAAATGAGGCTTATAAATAA
- a CDS encoding DUF983 domain-containing protein: protein MSNTILHILNNDCPHCQQGKVFNEKSIFFKFSFPKMNEYCSHCHYKFKKEPGYFFGAMYVNYGLTVAQGITTYVICSFFFQETFDLRIIPIIMAVIVALSPLNIRLSRLLWIYMFKNYSN from the coding sequence ATGTCAAATACAATCCTTCACATCCTGAACAACGATTGTCCCCATTGTCAACAAGGAAAAGTTTTTAATGAAAAAAGTATCTTCTTTAAATTCAGTTTTCCAAAAATGAACGAATACTGTTCGCATTGTCATTATAAATTCAAAAAAGAACCGGGGTATTTTTTTGGAGCTATGTATGTCAATTATGGATTAACAGTAGCTCAAGGAATTACAACTTACGTTATATGTAGTTTCTTTTTTCAAGAAACTTTCGACTTAAGAATCATCCCCATTATTATGGCTGTAATAGTCGCATTGTCTCCATTGAACATTCGGTTATCAAGGTTATTATGGATTTATATGTTTAAAAATTATTCGAATTAA
- a CDS encoding helix-turn-helix domain-containing protein, whose translation MKKYPVYSIEQFNCNSVTSDLYINTFKNHLINHSFVEKPHRHNFYLLVFFTNGAGIHEVDFDRFDIRPGSVFVLQPGQMHHWVLSEDIEGFIVFYTAEMYNLYFGNKTIEDYPFYFSVKNSPEIVLDTAEINAVLPYFENLIAEMQTNKVLKRDKIMNLLDIIHIELARKYNEIYIHEAHSYNVKIKSLEQLLETKFKEEKSAAFYASALNVSLKHLNRICNEILKKTTTEVIVDRVMLEAKRMLLDKNWTVNEIAIELGYEDYSYFTRLFKKHTSVTPTAFRLLKKD comes from the coding sequence ATGAAAAAATATCCCGTATATAGTATTGAACAGTTTAACTGCAATTCGGTAACGAGTGATTTGTATATTAATACGTTTAAAAATCACCTGATCAATCATAGTTTTGTAGAAAAACCGCATCGTCATAATTTTTATCTGTTGGTTTTTTTTACCAATGGTGCGGGAATTCATGAGGTCGATTTTGACCGATTTGATATTCGACCGGGAAGTGTTTTTGTGTTACAGCCAGGCCAAATGCATCATTGGGTTTTATCCGAAGATATTGAAGGATTTATCGTTTTTTATACAGCCGAAATGTATAATTTGTATTTTGGGAATAAGACTATCGAAGATTATCCGTTTTATTTTTCGGTAAAAAATAGTCCGGAAATTGTATTGGATACAGCCGAAATAAACGCTGTTTTGCCTTATTTCGAAAATTTGATTGCCGAAATGCAAACCAATAAGGTATTGAAACGCGATAAAATAATGAATCTATTGGATATTATTCACATTGAACTCGCTCGTAAGTACAACGAAATTTACATTCACGAAGCGCATTCTTATAATGTAAAAATTAAAAGTCTGGAGCAGCTTTTAGAGACGAAATTTAAAGAAGAAAAATCGGCGGCGTTTTATGCTTCGGCATTGAATGTCAGTTTGAAGCATTTGAACCGCATTTGCAATGAAATTCTAAAAAAAACAACCACCGAAGTAATTGTAGATCGAGTGATGCTGGAAGCCAAACGAATGTTGCTCGACAAAAACTGGACAGTCAATGAAATTGCAATCGAGTTAGGTTACGAAGATTACTCTTATTTTACGCGTTTGTTTAAAAAACATACGAGTGTAACACCCACCGCTTTCCGATTATTGAAAAAAGATTAG
- the purT gene encoding formate-dependent phosphoribosylglycinamide formyltransferase: MAKILLLGSGELGKEFVIAAQRIGQTIIAVDSYANAPAMQVAHDFEVINMLDGDALDKIVAKHQPDFIVPEIEAIRTERFYDYEKQGITVVPSAKAANFTMNRKAIRDLADKELGLKTAEYRYATTAEELRKGVLEVGIPCVVKPLMSSSGKGQSTIKTEADIEKAWEYAVAGSRGDVIEVIVEAFVKFNSEITLLTVTQNNNRTLFCAPIGHRQERGDYQESWQPARISDKDLYEAQDMAEKVTEALGGAGLFGVEFFIADDGVYFSELSPRPHDTGMVTLAGTQNFNEFELHLRAILSLPIAEITLEKTGASAVILASENNSNPTYTGIEKIAALPKTDFRIFGKPSSRPYRRMGVALTNDTLETPIEEVVKRAIQAASLVIVD, encoded by the coding sequence ATGGCAAAAATCCTTCTTCTCGGCTCAGGCGAACTTGGTAAAGAATTTGTAATAGCTGCGCAACGCATCGGGCAAACTATAATTGCGGTGGACAGTTATGCAAATGCTCCTGCTATGCAAGTCGCTCATGATTTTGAAGTGATTAATATGTTAGACGGCGACGCTTTAGATAAAATTGTAGCCAAACACCAACCTGATTTTATCGTTCCCGAAATAGAAGCCATTAGAACCGAACGTTTTTATGATTACGAAAAGCAAGGAATTACCGTAGTTCCATCGGCAAAGGCGGCCAACTTTACGATGAATCGCAAAGCCATTCGCGACTTAGCTGATAAAGAATTAGGATTAAAAACGGCCGAATACCGTTATGCCACAACAGCCGAAGAGTTACGAAAAGGCGTTCTTGAAGTAGGCATTCCTTGTGTGGTAAAACCATTAATGTCTTCGTCAGGAAAAGGACAATCTACAATAAAAACCGAAGCTGATATCGAAAAAGCCTGGGAATATGCTGTAGCGGGTTCGCGTGGTGATGTGATAGAAGTAATTGTGGAAGCTTTTGTGAAATTCAATTCGGAGATTACTTTATTGACCGTAACACAAAACAACAATCGTACTTTATTCTGTGCGCCAATCGGGCACCGTCAGGAACGTGGCGATTATCAGGAAAGCTGGCAACCTGCCCGAATTTCTGACAAGGATTTATACGAAGCACAGGACATGGCCGAAAAAGTGACCGAAGCCTTAGGTGGCGCAGGACTTTTTGGTGTGGAATTTTTCATAGCTGATGATGGCGTTTATTTCTCTGAACTCTCGCCTCGCCCTCACGATACCGGAATGGTAACATTGGCCGGAACGCAAAATTTCAATGAATTCGAATTACACCTCAGAGCGATTTTGAGTTTACCTATTGCCGAAATTACCTTAGAAAAAACGGGAGCAAGTGCTGTAATTTTAGCTTCTGAAAATAATTCAAATCCAACTTATACCGGAATTGAAAAAATTGCTGCATTACCCAAAACCGATTTCAGAATCTTTGGCAAACCATCCTCAAGACCTTACCGAAGAATGGGCGTGGCTTTGACAAACGATACTTTAGAAACTCCAATAGAAGAAGTTGTGAAACGTGCTATACAAGCTGCAAGTTTAGTAATTGTAGACTAA
- a CDS encoding mandelate racemase/muconate lactonizing enzyme family protein, whose protein sequence is MNTDTAIRDVKLYKASTTLKKPISDATHTLTEIAFIVMRIQLENGVIGESYLLSFQYSPNAIVGALKDIIPVIKGYKANETAAVYQKLDELAEYFGNQGVLRWAQAAINIAMWDAWGKTLGQPIHKILGTHKEKVSIYGSGGWISYSIDELIEEVTNYADRGFKAVKIKVGSPKVSTDVERLRLVREAVGDKVDIMMDANQGMDLPSAMKLAREARDLNINWFEEPIHHQNFQGYEILKNQTGISLAMGEREFDTLPLRELATRNALDIWQPDILRIGGVEAWRESAALAKSFHLPVLPHYYKDYDVPLVCSISNGVGVESFDWVDPLIDNPMVVQNGFAKPHDLPGWGFSFIDDRMTEIKL, encoded by the coding sequence ATGAATACAGATACCGCCATCAGAGACGTCAAATTATACAAGGCTTCCACTACACTAAAAAAACCAATATCGGATGCCACGCACACGCTAACCGAAATTGCTTTTATCGTAATGCGAATCCAATTGGAAAATGGAGTCATTGGCGAATCCTATTTATTGTCTTTTCAATATTCTCCCAATGCGATTGTGGGCGCATTAAAAGATATTATTCCGGTTATCAAAGGTTATAAAGCCAACGAAACTGCAGCAGTTTACCAAAAACTGGACGAATTAGCCGAATATTTTGGAAACCAGGGCGTATTGCGTTGGGCACAAGCCGCCATCAATATTGCCATGTGGGATGCCTGGGGAAAAACTTTGGGACAACCCATCCATAAAATCTTAGGTACCCACAAAGAAAAAGTATCCATTTATGGAAGCGGTGGTTGGATTTCCTATTCGATTGACGAATTGATTGAAGAAGTGACCAACTATGCCGATAGAGGTTTCAAAGCCGTAAAAATAAAAGTAGGTTCGCCAAAAGTCAGCACCGATGTGGAGCGTTTGCGCTTAGTGCGTGAAGCCGTGGGTGACAAAGTCGATATCATGATGGATGCTAATCAGGGAATGGATTTGCCATCGGCAATGAAATTAGCTAGAGAAGCAAGAGATTTAAACATCAACTGGTTTGAAGAACCCATCCACCACCAAAATTTCCAAGGTTACGAAATCCTAAAAAACCAAACCGGAATTTCCTTAGCCATGGGAGAAAGAGAATTTGATACTTTGCCGCTTAGAGAATTAGCTACCCGAAATGCTTTGGACATTTGGCAACCCGATATTTTGAGAATTGGTGGTGTGGAAGCATGGCGTGAAAGTGCTGCTTTGGCTAAAAGTTTCCACTTACCGGTATTACCACATTATTACAAAGATTACGATGTGCCTTTGGTATGCTCCATTTCCAACGGTGTGGGTGTAGAATCTTTTGACTGGGTCGATCCATTAATTGACAACCCGATGGTGGTTCAGAATGGTTTTGCAAAACCACACGATTTACCAGGCTGGGGATTCAGTTTTATCGATGATCGAATGACTGAAATTAAGTTGTAA